Proteins encoded together in one Procambarus clarkii isolate CNS0578487 chromosome 11, FALCON_Pclarkii_2.0, whole genome shotgun sequence window:
- the LOC138363693 gene encoding circumsporozoite protein-like: MLGSAVEILVTFDSVKFPAWDGGLWRWWNKELGNPLNNGLGNPLNNGLGNPLNNGLGNPLNNGLGNPLNNGLGNPLNNGLGNPLNNGLGNPLNNGLGNPLNNGLGNPLNNGLGNPLNNGLGNPLNNGLGNPLNNGLGNPLNNGLGNPLNNGLGNPLNNGLGNPLNNGLGNPLNNGLGNPLNNGLGNPLNNGLGNPLNNGLGNPLNNGLGNPLNNGLGNPLNNGLGS, from the exons ATGCTTGGGTCAGCCGTGGAAATTTTGGTGACTTTTGACTCGGTTAAATTCCCGGCCTGGGATGGAGGCTTGTGGCGCTGG TGGAACAAGGAGCTGGGTAACCCCCTGAACAACGGCCTGGGTAACCCCCTGAACAACGGCCTGGGTAACCCCCTGAACAACGGCCTGGGTAACCCCCTGAACAACGGCCTGGGTAACCCCCTGAACAACGGCCTGGGTAACCCCCTGAACAACGGCCTGGGTAACCCCCTGAACAACGGCCTGGGTAATCCCCTGAACAACGGCCTGGGTAACCCCCTGAACAACGGCCTGGGTAACCCCCTGAACAACGGCCTGGGTAACCCCCTGAACAACGGCCTGGGTAACCCCCTGAACAACGGCCTGGGTAACCCCCTGAACAACGGCCTGGGTAATCCCCTGAACAACGGCCTGGGTAACCCCCTGAACAACGGCCTGGGTAACCCCCTGAACAACGGCCTGGGTAACCCCCTGAACAACGGCCTGGGTAACCCCCTGAACAACGGCCTGGGTAACCCCCTGAACAACGGCCTGGGTAACCCCCTGAACAACGGCCTGGGTAACCCCCTGAACAACGGCCTGGGTAACCCCCTGAACAACGGCCTGGGTAATCCCCTGAACAACGGCCTGGGTAATCCCCTGAACAACGGCCTGGGTT CTTAA
- the LOC138363694 gene encoding probable inactive protein kinase DDB_G0270444, with protein sequence MEQIKEQLMEQIKEQLMEQIKEQLMEQIKEQLMEQIKEQLMEQIKEQLMEQIKEQLMEQIKEQLMEQIKEQLMEQIKEQLMEQIKEQLMEQIKEQLMEQIKEQLMEQIKEQLMEQIKEQLMEQIKEQLMEQIKEQLMEQIKEQLMEQIKEQLMEQIKEQLMEQIKEQLMEQIKEQIMEQIKEQLMEQIKEQLMEQIKEQLMEQIKEQLMEQIKEQLMEQIKEQLMEQIKEQLMEQIKEQLKEQIKKQLMEQIKEHLMEQIKEQLKDANQEPIKVTNTKIMEQ encoded by the coding sequence ATGGAACAAATCAAGGAACAATTAATGGAACAAATCAAGGAACAATTAATGGAACAAATCAAGGAACAATTAATGGAACAAATCAAGGAACAATTAATGGAACAAATCAAGGAACAATTAATGGAACAAATCAAGGAACAATTAATGGAACAAATCAAGGAACAATTAATGGAACAAATCAAGGAACAATTAATGGAACAAATCAAGGAACAATTAATGGAACAAATCAAGGAACAATTAATGGAACAAATCAAGGAACAATTAATGGAACAAATCAAGGAACAATTAATGGAACAAATCAAGGAACAATTAATGGAACAAATCAAGGAACAATTAATGGAACAAATCAAGGAACAATTAATGGAACAAATCAAGGAACAATTAATGGAACAAATCAAGGAACAATTAATGGAACAAATCAAGGAACAATTAATGGAACAAATCAAGGAACAATTAATGGAACAAATCAAGGAACAATTAATGGAACAAATCAAGGAACAATTAATGGAACAAATCAAGGAACAAATAATGGAACAAATCAAGGAACAATTAATGGAACAAATCAAGGAACAATTAATGGAACAAATCAAGGAACAATTAATGGAACAAATCAAGGAACAATTAATGGAACAAATCAAGGAACAATTAATGGAACAAATCAAGGAACAATTAATGGAACAAATCAAGGAACAATTAATGGAACAAATCAAGGAACAATTAAAAGAACAAATCAAGAAACAATTAATGGAACAAATCAAGGAACACTTAATGGAACAAATCAAGGAACAGTTAAAAGACGCAAATCAAGAACCAATTAAAGTAACAAATACTAAAATAATGGAACAATGA
- the LOC123753097 gene encoding streptococcal hemagglutinin-like, whose protein sequence is MGIYGVSSYDNTCLLCRRWKAPCQVVIISLKPTPTPHMLGTYPAVINVKHLVNLASKSVASKSQASKSLASKSLASKSLASKSLASKSLASKSVASKSLASKSLASKSLASKSLASKSVASKSVASKSQASKSLASKSLASKSLASKSLASKSVASKSVASKSQASKSLASKSLASKSLASKSLASKSQASKSVASKSQASKSLATSKSLASKSLASKSLASKSLASKSLASKSQASKSQASKSLASKSLASKSQASKSQASKSLASKSVASKSVASKSQASKSLASKSLASKSLASKSLASKSVASKSVASKSQASKSLASKSLASKSLASKSLASKSQASKSVASKSQASKSLASKSLASKSPASKSLASKSLASKSQASKSQASKSPASKSLASKSLASKSLASKSLATSKSLASKSLASKSLASKSLASKSQASKSQASKSQASKSPASKSLASKSLASESLASKSLASKSLASKSLASKSLTSKSQASKSLASKSLARESPASKSLASKSLASKSPASKSLASKSLASKSLASKSLASKSLASKSLASKSQASKSQASKSLASKSLASKSQASKSLASKSLASKSS, encoded by the exons ATGGGAATTTATGGCGTCTCATCGTATGACAACACATGCCTTCTCTGCCGCAGATGGAAGGCACCATGTCAAGTGGTAATCATTTCATTGAAACCAACTCCGACCCCGCACATGTTGGGCACATACCCGGCAGTAATTAATGTTAAACATTTGGTGAA tctagctagcaagagtgTAGCTAGCAAGAGTCAAGCTAGTAAGAGTCtggctagcaagagtctagctagcaagagtctagctagcaagagtctagctagcaagagtctagctagcaagagtgTAGCTAGCAAGAGTCTGGCTAGCAAGAGTCTGGCTAGCAAGAGTCTGGCTAGCAAGAGTCTGGCTAGCAAGAGTGTAGCTAGCAAGAGTGTAGCTAGCAAGAGTCAAGCTAGCAAGAGTCtggctagcaagagtctagctagcaagagtctagctagcaagagtctagctagcaagagtgTAGCTAGCAAGAGTGTAGCTAGCAAGAGTCAAGCTAGCAAGAGTCtggctagcaagagtctagctagcaagagtctagctagcaagagtctagctagcaagagtcaAGCTAGCAAAAGTGTAGCTAGCAAGAGTCAAGCTAGCAAGAGTCTGGCTA ctagcaagagtctagctagcaagagtctagctagcaagagtctagctagcaagagcctagctagcaagagtctggCTAGCAAGAGTCAAGCTAGCAAGAGTcaagctagcaagagtctagctagcaagagtctagctagcaagagtcaAGCTAGCAAGAGTcaagctagcaagagtctagctagcaagagtgTAGCTAGCAAGAGTGTAGCTAGCAAGAGTCAAGCTAGCAAGAGTCtggctagcaagagtctagctagcaagagtctagctagcaagagtctagctagcaagagtgTAGCTAGCAAGAGTGTAGCTAGCAAGAGTCAAGCTAGCAAGAGTCtggctagcaagagtctagctagcaagagtctagctagcaagagtctagctagcaagagtcaAGCTAGCAAAAGTGTAGCTAGCAAGAGTCAAGCTAGCAAGAGTCTGGCTAGCAAGAGTCTGGCTAGCAAGAGTCcagctagcaagagtctagctagcaagagtctagctagcaagagtcaAGCTAGCAAGAGTCAAGCTAGCAAGAGTCcagctagcaagagtctagctagcaagagtctggctagcaagagtctagctagcaagagtctagcta ctagcaagagtctggctagcaagagtctagctagcaagagtctggctagcaagagtctagctagcaagagtcaAGCTAGCAAGAGTCAAGCTAGCAAGAGTCAAGCTAGCAAGAGTCcagctagcaagagtctagctagcaagagtctggctagcgagagtctagctagcaagagtctagctagcaagagtctagctagcaagagtctagctagcaagagtctgACTAGTAAGAGTcaagctagcaagagtctagctagcaagagtctggCTAGAGAGAGTCcagctagcaagagtctagctagcaagagtctggctagcaagagtccagctagcaagagtctagctagcaagagtctggctagcaagagtctagctagcaagagtctggCTAGCAAGAGTCTGGCTAGCAAGAGTCTGGCTAGCAAGAGTCAAGCTAGCAAGAGTcaagctagcaagagtctagctagcaagagtctagctagcaagagtcaagctagcaagagtctagctagcaagagtctggctagcaagtctagctag